Genomic segment of Flavobacteriales bacterium:
TCCAACTGTTCCTAAAACTTTTAAAGAATTTAACTTGTATGGTTTTACATATTCTAAGCCTTTTGCTTGTAGAGCACGTATTGCTGTCGGTGCTGTGTAAAATATATTGACCTTGTATTTATCCACAATATCCCAAAATCTTCCGGCATCAGGATAGGTGGGCACTCCTTCGAACATAACGCTTGTAGCTCCAGCCAAAAGCGGACCGTATATAATATATGAATGACCTGTTATCCATCCAATATCAGCAGTACACCAAAATATATCATTGGATTGATATTGAAATACATTTCTAAAGGAGTATTCCGCATAAACCATATAACCTGCCGTAGAGTGAACTACACCTTTAGGTTTACCTGTAGAACCAGAAGTATAGAGAATAAATAATGTATCTTCTGAATTCATAGACTCAGCATGGTGAATGACTGAAACATCTTGCATTTCTTGATGCCACCACAAATCACGACCTTCTTTCATATCTACTTCTCCCTTTGTACGCTCAAGAACAATAACCTTATCGACAGAGGAACAGCTTTCAAGACTCTCATCTACTATTGATTTTAAATCAATAGTTTTTGCACCTCTGTAAGCACCATCAGCTGTAATCACTAAATTACAATTGCAGTCGTTAATCCTATCGGACAAGGACTGAGCTGAAAAACCAGCAAATACAACAGAGTGTATAGCTCCTATTCGTGCACATGACAATACTGCAATCACTAACTCTGGAACCATGGGCATGTATAAACAAACACGATCCCCCTTTTTGACTCCATTTTTCAATAAAACATTAGAAAATTTACAGACTTCTGAATACAACTCTTTATAGGTAATTTCTTTTCCTTTTTGGTTGATATCATTAGGCACCCAATGAAAAGCCACTTTATCAGCAAGAGTGTTCAGGTGTCTATCTAAACAATTCTCGGTTATATTTAACTGTCCTCCCTCAAACCATTTTACATTAGGTTCGTTAAAGTTCCAATCCAGCACTTTATCCCACCTCTTTTTCCATTCAAAACTGTTTGCAATGCCTTCCCAAAAACGTTCAGGATCTTCTATACTTCTCTTGTATTCAGAATGGTATTCTGCTAAACTATTAATCGTGTTCATTTATTTATTTTTTTGACTAATCAATATTATTAATTAAAAGGCAGTAAATCAAATCGTTTTTTATAATCTTGTTTAATATATAAAGATGAATTTTGTAAATTTGTAAAAATCATACTAAGCTTAAACAAGTTTTTTTGAAAAAGTATTTTCTCTTTATTTTCATCTTTGTTAATGTATTTGTTTTAAAAACAAATGCACAAATTGATACTGCCTTTTGGTTTGTTGCTCCTGAAGTATGGCAAGGGCATGATGATAGACCTATATACTTACGTTTTGCCTCTTTTGATAGTCCTGCCACCATAACAATATCTCAACCTGCTAATGCTCTCTTCCCTACTCAATCATTAAATCTAAATGCAAATGATGCTCAATCCATAGATTTAACCCCTTGGATAGATATGATTGAGAACAAGCCTGTTAATTCAGTTCTTAACTACGGATTATATATCAGCTCCACCACACCTGTGACTGCATACTACGAAGAGGCTTCTATTAACAATCCTGATTTGTTTTCTCTAAAAGGAAATAACGCTTTAGGAACAGAGTTTTACACCCCATTTCAAGACTTAGTAAATAGCTATTATACTGAAAGTAAAGCTGGCATAGATATCGTTGCTACTGAAGATAATACAGTTATTCAAATTACACCAACAAAAAGTTTGGTAGGCCACCCTGCTAATACAGAGTTTACCATAAATCTAAATAAAGGCCAGACTTATTCGCTACGATCTGCAAGTACGTTATCCTATCTACGACCTAGCGGAACATACATTTCAAGTAATAAACCTATTTCTGTTACAGTTAGCGATGATTCTATTTTAGGAAGCTCGTATTACGGGGGCTTGGCTTATGACTTATTAGGCGATCAGATTATCCCTATCAATAAGATGGGGCAAGAGTATATAGCTATTAAGGGTCAATTAAATTCTGATGATAAAATTTATATTACAGCTTCAGAAGACAATACAGATATTTTTTCTGGCACAACACTTGTTGATAATATTGATGCTGGCGAAACTTATGAATTAAGCTTGTCTAATAGTTCCATCTATTTTTCTGCATCTAAACCTGTCATTGCCTTACACATGACAGGCTATGGCTCTGAAGTATGTGGAGCTATCCTACCGACTATCAATTGTACTGGCTCTCAAGACGTTTCGTTTATACGTTCAGGGGACAACCCCTTTTTCAAACTAAATTTATTAGTTAAATCAGGTGGAGAAGGTAATTTTTCATTTAACGGAAATACTAACCTTATTACTTCTTCTGATTTTAATAATGTTCCCAACACTGGTGGAGAATGGAAGTTTGCTTCTATTTCCGATCCTACTTTCGTACAGATTTTACAAAACTCTAACATTACAAACAGCTCTGATTATTTTCATGTTGGTATAATCATGGGTCGAACATCCTCTAGCAGATACGGTTACTTTAGTAATTTTAATACGTTCAAACACGAAATCACAACATCGTCAGAATCGTATTGTGATGGCGAATCTATTGTTCTTAGCGGTGAATCATTACCTAATGTTAATTATATATGGGAAGGACCCAATGGATTTAGTGCAAGCGGAAACAATTACGACTTGGGAAGTGTTTCATTGATTGATAGTGGCGCTTATATATTGACTGGTGACATCGGTGAATGTGAAGTTCGTTCTGACACACTTAATCTCTTTATTATTCCTAAAGATGATGCGTCTTTTACTATTTCAAATTTCTGCCAAGATTCTACAAACACAGCTATAGTCACAGGATTAGAAAACGGAACATTTACCCTACTAAACTCGACCGATGGCGCTATAATAAATCCTGTTAATGGCGAATTATCAAATACTACAACAGGAATTAGCTATCAAGTTATGTATAAAACTAATGGAGCTTGTCCAGACTCTCTAACTCAAAATGTAGAAGCTCTTGACTATGATGATGCTTCTTTTACAATTGACGATTTTTGCTTTGGAGAAAATAATATTGCCGAAATTTCTGGAGTTACTGGAGGTCATTTCTCATTAAGTGTTAACCCCAATGGCGCATATATCGACAGTACTAACGGCGAGATTAGCAATACAACACCAGAAAGTATATACACAGTACAATATAACACATTAGGAAGCCTATCATCATGTCCAAATTATAGTCAACAAATTGTAGAAGTTTTTCCAATTCCTAACAACCCCAATACCATAACTTCTTACGACTACTGCATAGGAGAACAAGCACTTCCTATATCAATTTTACCTTCTGATTTTAACTCCAGTATTCAATGGTATAGCGATTCTAGCTTAACATCACTCATAATACAATCGGACACCTATCAAATCCCTTCTAACTTAGGAACAACAACTGTATTTGTAACAGAAACATCTGTAAACAATTGTCAAAGTACACCCACTTTAATTTCACAAAACACATACCCTCTACCAACTATCTTCGCTGGTAATGACATCGAATTATGTTATGGAGAAAATGTTACTCTAAACGGAAGTGGCGGAATAAATTACATATGGAACAATGGCATACAAAATAATGTTTCTTTTGTGCCAGACGTGGGTCTTAATGAATACATTGTGACGGCTAATAACAACTTTAATTGTTTTGATAGTGATACTATAGAAGTTTTAATTAACCCTAATCCAATACCCTATGCTGGAATAGATGAAAATGTATGCGGATTAGAGTATCAACTACAAGCCAATGATAATGGCAACTTAGGATATTGGTCAGCAACAGACGCTAATTTAGCATCGCCAAATTCAGCGTCAACAAACGTTTTAAATAATTTCTTTGGACTCAACACATTTGTTTGGCACGAAACAAACTCATTCGGTTGTGAATCAAGCTCATCTGTTAGTATAAGCTTTTTTGAAGAACCCAACGTTAATATTTTAGAAGATACTACTTTCGGTTGCGAAAATGAAATTGTAGAAGTTGAAGGGTATTCTTCAAACGCTACATCATACCTATGGAGTACAAGTGGATCAGGCACTTTTGAGAATACTGATCAATCTATTACAGAATACATTTATAGTAGTGAAGACATAGACAATCAGGAAATAACACTGTATCTCAGAAGCCAGCTAGGGGGATGTTATTGGTCAGACACTTCATTACTTATTTTGAATAAAATCCCTAGAGTAACTATTTCGAGTGATGAATTTTTATGCTATCCAGATAGTAGTATTTCTTTGAACATATCCTCATCTGGAAATAATCCCTTGTCATATAATTTGAATTTAAATAATCAGCTGTATTCTAGCTTTTCAAATCTTTCCTCTGGAGAGGATTCAATATCAATTTCAGGTTTAGGGTTTTATCAAATCACGAATCTAAAAGATGCTTTTTGCGAGGGTGAAAACTCAGGAGAATTTAACCTCATTTTAAAAAATCGACCACTAGCCAAATTTAGCTTATACCCAAGAGAAACATCTATATCTGAACCAACTGTTTATGTCAATGATCAATCATTGTTTGCTAATTACTACGAATGGTCATTTGGCGATAGTTCTAATCTTTCTTTTGAAATGGATACATACCATGAATATCAGGAAGCTGGAATATTTGAAATAACACTACATGTAGAAAACGAATTTGGATGCAAAGACAGTATAAGTAACAAAGTCATTATTAATCCTGAATTTGAGTTATTCATACCTAATGCATTTACTCCAGACGGAGACAATATTAATGACTCATTTTTATGCAAAGGTTATGGAATTGACAGCTTTTCCATTTCCATACTAAACCGTTGGGGACAAATAGTTTTTTCATCAAACGACATCAACACACAATGGGATGGTGAAAATGCCATAAATGGCGTATATGCGTACAGAATTGAGGTTATTGATCTGATAGGAAAATTACATTTCTTTGAAGGAGAAGTTAGTATGCTTCGCTAACTCAAAATCTACCTAATTTAATATTCATATATTTGAATCATATTCCCTATTAACAAATTATGAGATCTTTCATTATAATTATTTTTACCTTAATCTGTTCTTCGATTTTCGCTCAAAACCTACAAGAACTAGTGAAAAATCAAAAATACATCTTTGAGTTTAGAGACGGAACTACAATAATTGGAACATATGAATATAA
This window contains:
- the acs gene encoding acetate--CoA ligase translates to MNTINSLAEYHSEYKRSIEDPERFWEGIANSFEWKKRWDKVLDWNFNEPNVKWFEGGQLNITENCLDRHLNTLADKVAFHWVPNDINQKGKEITYKELYSEVCKFSNVLLKNGVKKGDRVCLYMPMVPELVIAVLSCARIGAIHSVVFAGFSAQSLSDRINDCNCNLVITADGAYRGAKTIDLKSIVDESLESCSSVDKVIVLERTKGEVDMKEGRDLWWHQEMQDVSVIHHAESMNSEDTLFILYTSGSTGKPKGVVHSTAGYMVYAEYSFRNVFQYQSNDIFWCTADIGWITGHSYIIYGPLLAGATSVMFEGVPTYPDAGRFWDIVDKYKVNIFYTAPTAIRALQAKGLEYVKPYKLNSLKVLGTVGEPINEEAWQWYNEEIGKGKCPIVDTWWQTETGGILISPLAGITPLKPTYATLPLPGVQVCLVDSEGNEIEENGISGNLCIKYPWPSMIRTTYGDHERCRQVYFSAYSEKYFTGDGCKRDEDGYFRITGRVDDVINVSGHRIGTAEVEDAINTSEKVIESAVVGFPHSIKGQGIFAFVIHDSVDIDKENCISEIRDQVSKVIGPIAKPDQILLVDGLPKTRSGKIMRRILRKIASGEFSNMGDTSTLLDPSVVEHICQLYMDKN
- a CDS encoding gliding motility-associated C-terminal domain-containing protein is translated as MKKYFLFIFIFVNVFVLKTNAQIDTAFWFVAPEVWQGHDDRPIYLRFASFDSPATITISQPANALFPTQSLNLNANDAQSIDLTPWIDMIENKPVNSVLNYGLYISSTTPVTAYYEEASINNPDLFSLKGNNALGTEFYTPFQDLVNSYYTESKAGIDIVATEDNTVIQITPTKSLVGHPANTEFTINLNKGQTYSLRSASTLSYLRPSGTYISSNKPISVTVSDDSILGSSYYGGLAYDLLGDQIIPINKMGQEYIAIKGQLNSDDKIYITASEDNTDIFSGTTLVDNIDAGETYELSLSNSSIYFSASKPVIALHMTGYGSEVCGAILPTINCTGSQDVSFIRSGDNPFFKLNLLVKSGGEGNFSFNGNTNLITSSDFNNVPNTGGEWKFASISDPTFVQILQNSNITNSSDYFHVGIIMGRTSSSRYGYFSNFNTFKHEITTSSESYCDGESIVLSGESLPNVNYIWEGPNGFSASGNNYDLGSVSLIDSGAYILTGDIGECEVRSDTLNLFIIPKDDASFTISNFCQDSTNTAIVTGLENGTFTLLNSTDGAIINPVNGELSNTTTGISYQVMYKTNGACPDSLTQNVEALDYDDASFTIDDFCFGENNIAEISGVTGGHFSLSVNPNGAYIDSTNGEISNTTPESIYTVQYNTLGSLSSCPNYSQQIVEVFPIPNNPNTITSYDYCIGEQALPISILPSDFNSSIQWYSDSSLTSLIIQSDTYQIPSNLGTTTVFVTETSVNNCQSTPTLISQNTYPLPTIFAGNDIELCYGENVTLNGSGGINYIWNNGIQNNVSFVPDVGLNEYIVTANNNFNCFDSDTIEVLINPNPIPYAGIDENVCGLEYQLQANDNGNLGYWSATDANLASPNSASTNVLNNFFGLNTFVWHETNSFGCESSSSVSISFFEEPNVNILEDTTFGCENEIVEVEGYSSNATSYLWSTSGSGTFENTDQSITEYIYSSEDIDNQEITLYLRSQLGGCYWSDTSLLILNKIPRVTISSDEFLCYPDSSISLNISSSGNNPLSYNLNLNNQLYSSFSNLSSGEDSISISGLGFYQITNLKDAFCEGENSGEFNLILKNRPLAKFSLYPRETSISEPTVYVNDQSLFANYYEWSFGDSSNLSFEMDTYHEYQEAGIFEITLHVENEFGCKDSISNKVIINPEFELFIPNAFTPDGDNINDSFLCKGYGIDSFSISILNRWGQIVFSSNDINTQWDGENAINGVYAYRIEVIDLIGKLHFFEGEVSMLR